One Setaria italica strain Yugu1 chromosome I, Setaria_italica_v2.0, whole genome shotgun sequence DNA window includes the following coding sequences:
- the LOC101784764 gene encoding RRP12-like protein isoform X1, which produces MADVDMAELPQTPRSTAGDDDLTLLDGEADLAAAILERLGGSPREDYQHLCATAAAMAQAVRDQGVDATPVAYFAAAAAALAPLARAGAEGADRHVAGALLAFLSAALPALPSAVVRSRGHEVANDVVRVLEFPSTPDSGVRAGLRCLAHLISAGYRANWETVEPLYAVILRLATDHRPKVRKQAHSCLRDVLQSFQRQAILVPASEGIARCFERFLLLAGGSSAVNTGVAEEGPKGAKEVLYILNGLKCCLPLMASKPSNTILKYFKALLDLHQLILTRNILEILNAVGESPTLQLKSDVLLDIMCSLGLSVSSERKSGDEMASIARLLHVGTKKVYNQNKDICIVKLPLVFTSLGDILSSEFEEARFSSVEAFKGLIDNCINETMVSKGIAQIKARHQGLKSDPTVIEKICAILEGLLDVRYSDVWDKSFHIISVAFDKLAGEFSADLLPEALKNLADMQNMSDDDFSFRKQLNACIGSAVAAMGPKNVLEILQIRSICAENEWILPILEKHIVGASLQFFLKDILGIVKSIEKSINKLLKDDKLFSAKRAEGYVYSLWSLLPSCCNYPCDTSSNFRVLQSVLCDTLQNQPELRGIVCSSIQVLITQNKEALSVSREEDILTDDELSKSERRAKELYTKDRAEENLKSIRAFSSKLLDVLCSIFLTSSKDAIGLLQPAISEIASISDKDVVGKFFLHSIRKLLDATKAVNEEPVDDSSMQIETDANTNSMTRALLLDFAASLMPGLAAKSINVLFSYVKPAIKDSDSLIQKRAYKVLSMLLKDAEFVEKNLDVLLELMISSMPCQFPSKRYRLECLYHLIVYILKDSSMVRKRDIISSFITEILLALKEANKKTRNRAYNLLIEIARACEDAGNDERKESLHQFFGMVAGGLVSGQTPYAISAVVTGLARLTYEFSELIGIAYKLLPQTFLLMQRNNREIVKANLGFVKALVAKSKAEVLHEHLKGVVEGLLNWQSDTKSSFKAKVKSLIEILVKKCGLDAVKAVMPEEHMKLLTNIRKINERKMRKAKSSEDGDAMSLASGVTRQSRWNHTQMFSDFGSDDDESDGPFSTQHTVTSRAGSKASTRSSRRRQADKSLLEKSIDQSTGEPLDLLDQKTVRLALKSGRKRATCDDDDDEFEMDPEGRIIVRDEWEKRKKKPVSRDDDEADGKSSIRSQSIKKRKTSSSGWAYTGHEYTSKKAGGDLKKKDKMEPYAYWPLDRKLLNRRSDRKASARKGMASVMKVTKKLEGKTVSAALSSKRTGKMKHKKNK; this is translated from the exons atgGCCGACGTCGACATGGCTGAGCTCCCACAGACCCCGCGCTCGACCGCCGGAGACGATGACCTCACCTTGCTGGACGGAGAGGCCGATCTCGCCGCGGCCATCCTCGAGCGGCTCGGCGGCTCGCCGCGGGAGGATTACCAGCAcctctgcgccaccgccgccgccatggcgcaGGCCGTCAGGGACCAGGGCGTCGACGCCACGCCCGTCGCGTActtcgccgcggccgccgcggcgcttgCCCCGCTGGCGCGCGCCGGGGCGGAGGGCGCCGACCGCCACGTCGCCGGGGCACTCCTCGCGTTCCTCTCCGCGGCGCTACCGGCGCTCCCCTCTGCGGTGGTGCGCTCACGTGGGCATGAGGTCGCCAACGACGTGGTACGCGTGCTCGAGTTCCCTTCGACGCCCGACTCAGGCGTGAGGGCGGGGTTGAGGTGCCTGGCGCATTTGATATCTGCAGGGTACAGGGCCAACTGGGAGACAGTGGAGCCTCTCTACGCGGTGATTCTAAGGCTCGCTACTGATCACCGGCCGAAG GTGAGAAAGCAAGCTCATTCATGCTTGAGAGATGTTCTCCAAAGTTTTCAAAGACAAGCAATTTTGGTTCCAGCAAGTGAAGGAATAGCAAGATGCTTTGAACGGTTTCTGCTGCTTGCGGGAGGATCAAGTGCTGTGAATACAGGTGTAGCAGAAGAAGGGCCCAAGGGGGCTAAGGAAGTCCTGTATATTTTGAATGGTCTGAAATGCTGCCTTCCTCTTATGGCGTCGAAACCTTCCAATACTATCTTAAAATATTTTAAAGCATTGTTAGATCTGCATCAACTAATTTTGACAAGGAATATACTGGAGATTCTGAATGCTGTTGGTGAGAGTCCAACTTTACAGCTCAAATCTGATGTGTTATTGGACATTATGTGCTCTTTGGGGCTGTCAGTGTCTTCAGAAAGGAAATCAGGAGATGAAATGGCTTCAATTGCACGGCTTTTACATGTTGGTACTAAGAAAGTTTACAATCAGAATAAGGACATATGCATTGTAAAGCTTCCACTGGTTTTTACTTCACTTGGAG ATATATTGTCAAGTGAATTTGAAGAGGCCAGATTTTCATCTGTGGAGGCTTTTAAAGGTTTAATAGATAACTGCATCAATGAAACCATGGTGTCTAAGGGCATTGCTCAGATCAAGGCTAGACATCAAGGACTAAAGTCAGATCCCACGGTCATAGAGAAGATATGTGCTATCCTAGAAGGCTTGTTAGATGTCCGCTATAGTGACGTTTGGGACAAATCATTTCATATAATTTCTGTGGCATTTGACAAGTTAG CAGGAGAGTTTTCGGCTGATCTATTACCTGAAGCACTGAAGAACCTGGCAGACATGCAAAACATGTCAGATGATGACTTCTCTTTCCGGAAGCAG CTCAATGCATGTATTGGTTCAGCAGTTGCTGCAATGGGTCCAAAGAATGTTCTTGAGATTCTTCAGATTCGGTCAATATGTGCTGAAAATGAATGGATTCTCCCTATTCTAGAGAAGCATATTGTTGGTGCCAGTTTACAATTTTTCTTAAAGGATATTCTGGGCATTGTTAAATCCATAGAGAAAAGCATCAATAAG CTCTTGAAGGATGACAAGCTTTTCTCCGCCAAGAGAGCTGAAGGTTATGTGTATTCTCTGTGGTCTTTGTTGCCATCTTGTTGCAACTATCCATGTGATACTTCAAGCAACTTCAGAGTTCTACAAAGTGTTTTATGCGATACTCTCCAAAACCAGCCTGAATTGCGTGGCATTGTTTGCTCCAGTATTCAG GTTTTGATTACACAAAACAAAGAAGCCTTGTCAGTTTCTAGAGAAGAAGACATTCTTACTGACGATGAGCTAAGCAAATCTGAAAGAAGAGCAAAGGAACTCTATACTAAAGATCGGGCAGAGGAAAACTTGAAGTCGATACGTGCTTTTTCATCAAAGCTTTTGGATGTACTTTGTTCTATATTCTTGACGTCTTCAAAGGATGCTATTGGATTATTGCAG CCTGCGATAAGTGAGATAGCTTCCATATCAGACAAAGATGTTGTTggcaagttcttccttcattcGATAAGAAAGTTGTTGGATGCCACAAAAGCTGTTAATGAAGAGCCAGTGGATGATAGTTCAATGCAAATCGAAACTGACGCCAACACAAATAGCATGACAAG GGCTCTACTATTGGATTTCGCAGCTTCACTGATGCCTGGTTTGGCTGCCAAGTCTATCAATGTTCTATTCAGTTATGTGAAACCTGCAATTAAG GATAGTGACTCATTGATCCAAAAGAGAGCATACAAGGTCCTCTCGATGTTACTTAAG GATGCAGAATTTGTTGAAAAGAATTTGGATGTCCTGTTGGAATTGATGATTTCCTCGATGCCCTGTCAATTTCCCTCAAAACGCTACAGGCTTGAATGCCTCTATCACCTTATTGTTTACATTTTGAAG GATTCATCTATGGTTAGAAAGAGGGACATTATTAGTTCTTTCATCACTGAAATACTTCTCGCGTTGAAAGAG GCAAATAAGAAAACCAGAAACAGAGCTTACAATTTGCTTATTGAAATTGCTCGTGCATGTGAAGATGCTGGAAATGATGAGAGGAAGGAGAGCTTGCACCAGTTCTTTGGCATG GTTGCTGGTGGTCTGGTCTCTGGTCAAACTCCATATGCAATTAGTGCTGTTGTGACTGGATTAGCTCGACTGACTTATGAGTTCTCGGAGCTTATTGGAATCGCGTACAAGCTCCTCCCTCAGACTTTCTTGCTTATGCAGAGGAACAACCGGGAAATCGTCAAG GCAAACTTAGGTTTTGTCAAAGCTCTAGTGGCTAAATCTAAAGCTGAAGTGTTGCATGAGCACTTGAAGGGAGTTGTTGAGGGTTTGTTGAACTGGCAAAGTGATACAAAGAGTTCCTTCAAAGCGAAG GTCAAGTCACTCATAGAAATTCTAGTGAAGAAATGTGGTTTAGATGCTGTGAAGGCTGTGATGCCTGAAGAGCATATGAAATTGCTCACCAATATCCGGAAG ATTAATGAGCGAAAAATGCGGAAGGCCAAATCTTCTGAGGATGGGGATGCAATGTCTTTGGCCTCGGGAGTTACAAG GCAAAGTAGATGGAATCACACACAGATGTTTTCTGATTTTGGAAGTGACGATGATGAATCTGACGGTCCCTTCTCTACCCAGCATACCGTTACTTCTCGTGCTGGATCGAAAGCTTCAACACG GTCGAGTCGGAGGCGCCAAGCAGATAAGAGCTTATTGGAGAAGTCCATTGACCAATCGACTGGTGAACCCTTAGATTTACTTGACCAGAAAACAGTGCGGTTGGCCCTGAAATCAGGGAGAAAGAGGGCCACAtgtgatgacgacgacgacgagttcGAGATGGATCCTGAAGGCCGTATAATTGTGCGTGATGAGTGGGAGAAGCGGAAAAAGAAGCCTGTCTCTCGTGACGACGACGAGGCTGATGGAAAGAGCTCCATCAGAAGCCAGTCCATTAAGAAGAGGAAGACGTCCAGCTCTGGCTGGGCCTACACTGGCCATGAGTACACCAGCAAGAAGGCTGGCGGTGATCTGAAGAAGAAAGACAAGATGGAACCTTACGCATACTGGCCGCTGGATCGTAAGCTGCTCAACCGAAGGTCGGACCGCAAGGCATCTGCGCGCAAGGGCATGGCCAGTGTCATGAAGGTCACCAAGAAGCTTGAAGGGAAGACCGTGAGTGCCGCGCTGTCTTCTAAGCGGACTGGAAAGATGAAGCACAAAAAGAACAAATAA
- the LOC101784764 gene encoding RRP12-like protein isoform X2 yields the protein MADVDMAELPQTPRSTAGDDDLTLLDGEADLAAAILERLGGSPREDYQHLCATAAAMAQAVRDQGVDATPVAYFAAAAAALAPLARAGAEGADRHVAGALLAFLSAALPALPSAVVRSRGHEVANDVVRVLEFPSTPDSGVRAGLRCLAHLISAGYRANWETVEPLYAVILRLATDHRPKVRKQAHSCLRDVLQSFQRQAILVPASEGIARCFERFLLLAGGSSAVNTGVAEEGPKGAKEVLYILNGLKCCLPLMASKPSNTILKYFKALLDLHQLILTRNILEILNAVGESPTLQLKSDVLLDIMCSLGLSVSSERKSGDEMASIARLLHVGTKKVYNQNKDICIVKLPLVFTSLGDILSSEFEEARFSSVEAFKGLIDNCINETMVSKGIAQIKARHQGLKSDPTVIEKICAILEGLLDVRYSDVWDKSFHIISVAFDKLGEFSADLLPEALKNLADMQNMSDDDFSFRKQLNACIGSAVAAMGPKNVLEILQIRSICAENEWILPILEKHIVGASLQFFLKDILGIVKSIEKSINKLLKDDKLFSAKRAEGYVYSLWSLLPSCCNYPCDTSSNFRVLQSVLCDTLQNQPELRGIVCSSIQVLITQNKEALSVSREEDILTDDELSKSERRAKELYTKDRAEENLKSIRAFSSKLLDVLCSIFLTSSKDAIGLLQPAISEIASISDKDVVGKFFLHSIRKLLDATKAVNEEPVDDSSMQIETDANTNSMTRALLLDFAASLMPGLAAKSINVLFSYVKPAIKDSDSLIQKRAYKVLSMLLKDAEFVEKNLDVLLELMISSMPCQFPSKRYRLECLYHLIVYILKDSSMVRKRDIISSFITEILLALKEANKKTRNRAYNLLIEIARACEDAGNDERKESLHQFFGMVAGGLVSGQTPYAISAVVTGLARLTYEFSELIGIAYKLLPQTFLLMQRNNREIVKANLGFVKALVAKSKAEVLHEHLKGVVEGLLNWQSDTKSSFKAKVKSLIEILVKKCGLDAVKAVMPEEHMKLLTNIRKINERKMRKAKSSEDGDAMSLASGVTRQSRWNHTQMFSDFGSDDDESDGPFSTQHTVTSRAGSKASTRSSRRRQADKSLLEKSIDQSTGEPLDLLDQKTVRLALKSGRKRATCDDDDDEFEMDPEGRIIVRDEWEKRKKKPVSRDDDEADGKSSIRSQSIKKRKTSSSGWAYTGHEYTSKKAGGDLKKKDKMEPYAYWPLDRKLLNRRSDRKASARKGMASVMKVTKKLEGKTVSAALSSKRTGKMKHKKNK from the exons atgGCCGACGTCGACATGGCTGAGCTCCCACAGACCCCGCGCTCGACCGCCGGAGACGATGACCTCACCTTGCTGGACGGAGAGGCCGATCTCGCCGCGGCCATCCTCGAGCGGCTCGGCGGCTCGCCGCGGGAGGATTACCAGCAcctctgcgccaccgccgccgccatggcgcaGGCCGTCAGGGACCAGGGCGTCGACGCCACGCCCGTCGCGTActtcgccgcggccgccgcggcgcttgCCCCGCTGGCGCGCGCCGGGGCGGAGGGCGCCGACCGCCACGTCGCCGGGGCACTCCTCGCGTTCCTCTCCGCGGCGCTACCGGCGCTCCCCTCTGCGGTGGTGCGCTCACGTGGGCATGAGGTCGCCAACGACGTGGTACGCGTGCTCGAGTTCCCTTCGACGCCCGACTCAGGCGTGAGGGCGGGGTTGAGGTGCCTGGCGCATTTGATATCTGCAGGGTACAGGGCCAACTGGGAGACAGTGGAGCCTCTCTACGCGGTGATTCTAAGGCTCGCTACTGATCACCGGCCGAAG GTGAGAAAGCAAGCTCATTCATGCTTGAGAGATGTTCTCCAAAGTTTTCAAAGACAAGCAATTTTGGTTCCAGCAAGTGAAGGAATAGCAAGATGCTTTGAACGGTTTCTGCTGCTTGCGGGAGGATCAAGTGCTGTGAATACAGGTGTAGCAGAAGAAGGGCCCAAGGGGGCTAAGGAAGTCCTGTATATTTTGAATGGTCTGAAATGCTGCCTTCCTCTTATGGCGTCGAAACCTTCCAATACTATCTTAAAATATTTTAAAGCATTGTTAGATCTGCATCAACTAATTTTGACAAGGAATATACTGGAGATTCTGAATGCTGTTGGTGAGAGTCCAACTTTACAGCTCAAATCTGATGTGTTATTGGACATTATGTGCTCTTTGGGGCTGTCAGTGTCTTCAGAAAGGAAATCAGGAGATGAAATGGCTTCAATTGCACGGCTTTTACATGTTGGTACTAAGAAAGTTTACAATCAGAATAAGGACATATGCATTGTAAAGCTTCCACTGGTTTTTACTTCACTTGGAG ATATATTGTCAAGTGAATTTGAAGAGGCCAGATTTTCATCTGTGGAGGCTTTTAAAGGTTTAATAGATAACTGCATCAATGAAACCATGGTGTCTAAGGGCATTGCTCAGATCAAGGCTAGACATCAAGGACTAAAGTCAGATCCCACGGTCATAGAGAAGATATGTGCTATCCTAGAAGGCTTGTTAGATGTCCGCTATAGTGACGTTTGGGACAAATCATTTCATATAATTTCTGTGGCATTTGACAAGTTAG GAGAGTTTTCGGCTGATCTATTACCTGAAGCACTGAAGAACCTGGCAGACATGCAAAACATGTCAGATGATGACTTCTCTTTCCGGAAGCAG CTCAATGCATGTATTGGTTCAGCAGTTGCTGCAATGGGTCCAAAGAATGTTCTTGAGATTCTTCAGATTCGGTCAATATGTGCTGAAAATGAATGGATTCTCCCTATTCTAGAGAAGCATATTGTTGGTGCCAGTTTACAATTTTTCTTAAAGGATATTCTGGGCATTGTTAAATCCATAGAGAAAAGCATCAATAAG CTCTTGAAGGATGACAAGCTTTTCTCCGCCAAGAGAGCTGAAGGTTATGTGTATTCTCTGTGGTCTTTGTTGCCATCTTGTTGCAACTATCCATGTGATACTTCAAGCAACTTCAGAGTTCTACAAAGTGTTTTATGCGATACTCTCCAAAACCAGCCTGAATTGCGTGGCATTGTTTGCTCCAGTATTCAG GTTTTGATTACACAAAACAAAGAAGCCTTGTCAGTTTCTAGAGAAGAAGACATTCTTACTGACGATGAGCTAAGCAAATCTGAAAGAAGAGCAAAGGAACTCTATACTAAAGATCGGGCAGAGGAAAACTTGAAGTCGATACGTGCTTTTTCATCAAAGCTTTTGGATGTACTTTGTTCTATATTCTTGACGTCTTCAAAGGATGCTATTGGATTATTGCAG CCTGCGATAAGTGAGATAGCTTCCATATCAGACAAAGATGTTGTTggcaagttcttccttcattcGATAAGAAAGTTGTTGGATGCCACAAAAGCTGTTAATGAAGAGCCAGTGGATGATAGTTCAATGCAAATCGAAACTGACGCCAACACAAATAGCATGACAAG GGCTCTACTATTGGATTTCGCAGCTTCACTGATGCCTGGTTTGGCTGCCAAGTCTATCAATGTTCTATTCAGTTATGTGAAACCTGCAATTAAG GATAGTGACTCATTGATCCAAAAGAGAGCATACAAGGTCCTCTCGATGTTACTTAAG GATGCAGAATTTGTTGAAAAGAATTTGGATGTCCTGTTGGAATTGATGATTTCCTCGATGCCCTGTCAATTTCCCTCAAAACGCTACAGGCTTGAATGCCTCTATCACCTTATTGTTTACATTTTGAAG GATTCATCTATGGTTAGAAAGAGGGACATTATTAGTTCTTTCATCACTGAAATACTTCTCGCGTTGAAAGAG GCAAATAAGAAAACCAGAAACAGAGCTTACAATTTGCTTATTGAAATTGCTCGTGCATGTGAAGATGCTGGAAATGATGAGAGGAAGGAGAGCTTGCACCAGTTCTTTGGCATG GTTGCTGGTGGTCTGGTCTCTGGTCAAACTCCATATGCAATTAGTGCTGTTGTGACTGGATTAGCTCGACTGACTTATGAGTTCTCGGAGCTTATTGGAATCGCGTACAAGCTCCTCCCTCAGACTTTCTTGCTTATGCAGAGGAACAACCGGGAAATCGTCAAG GCAAACTTAGGTTTTGTCAAAGCTCTAGTGGCTAAATCTAAAGCTGAAGTGTTGCATGAGCACTTGAAGGGAGTTGTTGAGGGTTTGTTGAACTGGCAAAGTGATACAAAGAGTTCCTTCAAAGCGAAG GTCAAGTCACTCATAGAAATTCTAGTGAAGAAATGTGGTTTAGATGCTGTGAAGGCTGTGATGCCTGAAGAGCATATGAAATTGCTCACCAATATCCGGAAG ATTAATGAGCGAAAAATGCGGAAGGCCAAATCTTCTGAGGATGGGGATGCAATGTCTTTGGCCTCGGGAGTTACAAG GCAAAGTAGATGGAATCACACACAGATGTTTTCTGATTTTGGAAGTGACGATGATGAATCTGACGGTCCCTTCTCTACCCAGCATACCGTTACTTCTCGTGCTGGATCGAAAGCTTCAACACG GTCGAGTCGGAGGCGCCAAGCAGATAAGAGCTTATTGGAGAAGTCCATTGACCAATCGACTGGTGAACCCTTAGATTTACTTGACCAGAAAACAGTGCGGTTGGCCCTGAAATCAGGGAGAAAGAGGGCCACAtgtgatgacgacgacgacgagttcGAGATGGATCCTGAAGGCCGTATAATTGTGCGTGATGAGTGGGAGAAGCGGAAAAAGAAGCCTGTCTCTCGTGACGACGACGAGGCTGATGGAAAGAGCTCCATCAGAAGCCAGTCCATTAAGAAGAGGAAGACGTCCAGCTCTGGCTGGGCCTACACTGGCCATGAGTACACCAGCAAGAAGGCTGGCGGTGATCTGAAGAAGAAAGACAAGATGGAACCTTACGCATACTGGCCGCTGGATCGTAAGCTGCTCAACCGAAGGTCGGACCGCAAGGCATCTGCGCGCAAGGGCATGGCCAGTGTCATGAAGGTCACCAAGAAGCTTGAAGGGAAGACCGTGAGTGCCGCGCTGTCTTCTAAGCGGACTGGAAAGATGAAGCACAAAAAGAACAAATAA
- the LOC101783021 gene encoding protein STRICTOSIDINE SYNTHASE-LIKE 10 — protein sequence MGIITGKRLLALAISLLAVLALLLQPCAAARPISQTATIDGSRSLHLPLRGSLLRGPESVAFDGDGAGPYSGISDGRVLKWNGLARGWSTYAYSPGYDAKACTASRTRPAEVTESRCGRPLGLRFHYGSGNLYIADAYKGLMRVGPGGGEAKVLVTKVDGVPLRFTNGVDVDQVTGEVFFTDSSMNYQRSQHERVTATGDSSGRLMKYDPKTNRVTVLQSGITYPNGLAISADRTHLVVALTGPCKLMRYWIKGTKAGTSEPLADLPGYPDNVRADGKGGFWVALHREKMELPFGPDSHLLAVRINADGKVIQVMRGPKSVRPTEVMEREGGKLYMGSVELPYVAVVSE from the coding sequence ATGGGGATCATCACGGGGAAGAGGCTTCTGGCGCTGGCGATCTCGTTGCTCGCCGTCCTGGCGCTCCTGCTCCAGCCGTGCGCTGCGGCGCGCCCCATCTCCCAAACGGCTACCATCGATGGCAGCCGGAGCCTGCACCTGCCGCTCCGCGGATCGCTGCTGCGTGGCCCGGAGAGCGTCGcgttcgacggcgacggcgccggtcCCTACAGCGGCATCTCCGACGGCCGCGTCCTCAAGTGGAACGGGCTGGCGCGCGGCTGGTCGACCTACGCGTACAGTCCGGGTTACGACGCCAAGGCCTGCACCGCGTCCAGGACTCGGCCGGCGGAGGTGACAGAGAGCAGGTGCGGCCGCCCGTTGGGTCTGCGCTTCCACTACGGGTCTGGTAACCTTTACATCGCCGACGCCTACAAGGGGCTGATGCGTGTCGGGCCAGGTGGCGGCGAGGCAAAGGTGCTGGTCACGAAGGTCGACGGCGTGCCGCTCCGCTTCACCAACGGCGTCGATGTCGATCAGGTCACTGGAGAAGTTTTCTTTACGGACAGCAGTATGAACTACCAGCGATCCCAGCATGAGAGAGTAACGGCCACCGGAGACTCGAGTGGCCGTCTTATGAAGTACGATCCAAAGACAAACCGTGTCACGGTATTGCAATCCGGCATCACTTACCCTAATGGCCTCGCCATTAGTGCTGATCGGACACACCTTGTCGTCGCACTTACCGGGCCATGCAAGTTGATGAGGTATTGGATCAAGGGTACCAAGGCGGGTACGTCGGAGCCGCTCGCCGATCTACCGGGCTATCCAGATAACGTAAGGGCTGACGGCAAAGGTGGATTTTGGGTGGCGCTACACCGGGAGAAAATGGAACTACCGTTTGGTCCGGACAGCCATTTGCTCGCCGTGAGGATTAATGCTGACGGAAAAGTGATCCAGGTGATGAGAGGACCCAAGAGCGTGAGGCCAACCGAAGTGATGGAGAGGGAAGGTGGCAAGCTTTACATGGGATCGGTGGAATTACCTTATGTTGCCGTAGTTAGCGAATAG